A segment of the Planctomycetota bacterium genome:
CGGTCGGCATCGCCGCCAGCAGCAGGCAGACATAGAGCGGCACGCCCGAGAGGCCCAGGAGGAGGGCCGCGCCGAGCATCAGGGCCGGGCTCAGGAGAAACTTCAGTGCCGCCGTCCCGAGCGCCGGTTTCCAGAACGCCGGCAGCCGGCGCGCCTCGACCGTCAGCCCCACGCCGCCGAACTGAAGGAAAATCCCCAGGACCATCAGGCCGTCGATGACGCGCCACCGGCGGATGGCCTCCGGCGGCGCGACGCCCCGTACGTTCAGCACGAGGCCCAGCGTCACCATATATAGAGGAAGGCTCCGGAGGTCCGTCAGGCTCCGGAGGAGCACGCCGGCGGCGTAGCGCCAGGCCGGCGGCTTCGGCGCACGTGTGGCACGGCCGGCCTTGCCCGGCCGTGTCCCGGCGCGCCGGGACTGAAGGGGCTGGCCGTGTGAGGCGCACGGCGGGGCAAGACCCGCCGTGCCACCCCTCATCGCAGGTTTCTCGCGGGCCGCCCCTGCCGCACGCTCCC
Coding sequences within it:
- a CDS encoding AEC family transporter, with the translated sequence EWAPRLMSAAIIGCDAPIAWLAVWYLAIQPDVWKVPVAGAIVAVATSLAGLEIGRRLRLPPQDRAVFGLQGGMGNIGYTLGGALCFALWGIQGLALEQMFCMMWPFYAFLFCFPIARHYGERAAGAAREKPAMRGGTAGLAPPCASHGQPLQSRRAGTRPGKAGRATRAPKPPAWRYAAGVLLRSLTDLRSLPLYMVTLGLVLNVRGVAPPEAIRRWRVIDGLMVLGIFLQFGGVGLTVEARRLPAFWKPALGTAALKFLLSPALMLGAALLLGLSGVPLYVCLLLAAMPTALYSVLMANLFGLNKDLANATFILTHLVCLGLVLAAIIVWGAGGLRALGGG